One Aphelocoma coerulescens isolate FSJ_1873_10779 chromosome 5, UR_Acoe_1.0, whole genome shotgun sequence DNA segment encodes these proteins:
- the LOC138111367 gene encoding intestinal mucin-like protein, whose translation MTEEGECCGKCIEVACKVKLSNHTVQEFKVNEILPLDQCSHYKCEKIEDQFVAVQIKKVCPEYDPGECDPDEAETTPDGCCKICKPKNCRPYSKKTVIHYADCESSEPVELSYCEGTCPGSSVYSVEANQMEHTCGCCQELRTQTREVTLTCQNGTSINYNYLYVENCQCVNACSSETSAESDSQIQQSVKYGSQLQQAVSTGSQWQLS comes from the exons ATGACTGAGGAAGGAGAGTGCTGCGGGAAGTGTATTGAAGTAGCTTGCAAAGTCAAACTCAGTAACCACACTGTTCAAGAGTTCAAG GTTAATGAGATCCTGCCACTCGATCAATGCAGCCATTACAAATGTGAAAAAATTGAAGATCAGTTTGTTGCAGTCCAAATTAAAAAAGTATGCCCTGAGTACGACCCCGGAGAGTGCGATCCT GATGAAGCAGAGACTACTCCTGATGGCTGCTGCAAAATATGTAAAC CTAAAAACTGCAGGCCTTACAGCAAGAAAACTGTGATCCATTATGCTGACTGTGAGTCTTCTGAACCTGTTGAGCTGTCATATTGTGAAGGAACTTGTCCTGGCTCCTCGGT GTACTCTGTTGAAGCAAACCAGATGGAACACACGTGTGGTTGCTGCCAGGAACTCAGAACCCAAACAAGAGAGGTGACCCTGACTTGCCAAAATGGAACCAGCATAAATTATAACTATCTCTACGTGGAAAACTGCCAGTGTGTGAACGCTTGCTCTTCAGAAACCTCTGCAGAAAGTGACTCCCAAATCCAACAATCTGTAAAATACGGCTCCCAACTGCAACAGGCTGTATCAACTGGTTCCCAATGGCAACTCAGCTGA